One genomic window of Monodelphis domestica isolate mMonDom1 chromosome 1, mMonDom1.pri, whole genome shotgun sequence includes the following:
- the LOC130457587 gene encoding uncharacterized protein LOC130457587, producing MAKESWWPPAEPEGPAAPRALPGPPPRAPRRGRRRCGAHFNVGGLPSASRWPRPVPSGCSSPPRSGVLRGPPPTTPLCVVSPLGTSQIRGEAPSPPRGDRKVEPVPAQRAPGFSAPLGVPRLSRPSASWEANLECYGGSAYSIR from the exons ATGGCGAAGGAATCGTGGTGGCCGCCAGCGGAGCCAGAGGGGCCAGCGGCGCCGCGTGCGCTCCCGGGCCCGCCGCCCCGCGCTCCACGCCGAGGCCGACGCCGCTGCGGCGCTCACTTTAATGTCGGCGGGCTGCCCAGTGCCTCGAGGTGGCCCCGTCCCGTCCCATCTGGGTGCTCCAGCCCTCCCCGGAGTGGGGTTTTGAGGGGACCCCCGCCCACTACGCCGCTTTGTGTGGTGTCCCCTCTGGGCACGTCACAAATCCGGGGAGAGGCCCCTAGCCCGCCACGAGGCGATCGGAAAGTGGAGCCCGTCCCAGCGCAGCGTGCTCCTGGCTTCTCGGCGCCCCTCGGCGTTCCCCGCTTGTCGCGCCCCTCGGCCTCCTGGG AGGCGAACCTAGAGTGCTACGGCGGCTCGGCATACTCCATCAGATAG